In Paenibacillus hexagrammi, the following are encoded in one genomic region:
- a CDS encoding amino acid ABC transporter permease, whose amino-acid sequence MPDFSIFTGYWDVYMKGFGNTILSSIIALAGSFVLGTIIAVFRISSVKPLRWLGTIYVEFIRNIPLMLVVFVFFYGLPSIGVTLSGFVCGTTGLAVYTASFIAEAIRAGIMSVPKGQMEAAQSSGLTYVQAMRYVILPQAIKIVIPPLSNQFINLVKNSSVLGVFAGMDLMYFADQVASDTYATFDTYIFVAALYLVLTLPLSYGALRLERRLARTN is encoded by the coding sequence ATGCCGGATTTCTCTATTTTCACGGGATATTGGGATGTCTACATGAAGGGCTTCGGCAATACCATCCTGTCCAGTATCATCGCTTTGGCGGGGAGTTTTGTGTTGGGTACGATCATTGCTGTCTTTCGTATCTCGTCCGTTAAGCCATTGCGCTGGCTGGGTACGATTTATGTAGAGTTTATCCGCAATATTCCATTGATGCTGGTTGTGTTTGTTTTTTTCTACGGGCTTCCGTCCATAGGAGTAACGTTAAGTGGTTTTGTATGCGGTACAACAGGTCTAGCCGTCTATACGGCATCCTTTATCGCGGAAGCGATTCGAGCGGGCATTATGTCCGTTCCCAAGGGGCAGATGGAAGCGGCTCAGTCTTCAGGCCTGACTTATGTGCAGGCGATGAGGTATGTCATTTTACCGCAGGCGATCAAGATTGTGATCCCGCCCCTCAGCAACCAGTTCATTAATCTGGTGAAAAATTCTTCCGTCCTCGGCGTGTTCGCGGGCATGGATTTGATGTACTTCGCCGACCAGGTGGCCAGCGATACTTACGCAACCTTTGACACTTACATCTTTGTTGCGGCGCTGTATCTGGTTCTTACGCTTCCACTAAGCTATGGAGCGCTCCGTTTGGAACGTCGGTTGGCTCGAACCAACTAA
- a CDS encoding GNAT family N-acetyltransferase produces the protein MDYIRIQSIENPLFRSMHDLMKEVFPPEEVLEYSLWKEPLEDPGIRVFVAVHEGEVVGATEYRYYDDFQVAMTDFTIIGREGLGIGRFLARKRTEDLKELAAASGKPMLGMFAEIYNPYRGIEHEFGGVKPMNPYVRREVLSHLGYKRLDFPYVHPSWENNGEAVEELDLCFLPADEDAAHLSSELIVKFLKRYYTVLSNKPAAWVAMIEKLEHSKDVALLPL, from the coding sequence ATGGACTATATCCGTATTCAAAGTATCGAAAACCCGCTGTTCCGCTCCATGCACGATCTCATGAAGGAAGTATTCCCTCCAGAGGAGGTGCTCGAGTACTCGCTGTGGAAAGAGCCGCTTGAGGACCCGGGAATTCGCGTGTTCGTTGCTGTTCATGAGGGCGAAGTAGTCGGCGCTACGGAGTATCGCTATTACGACGATTTTCAAGTGGCGATGACTGACTTTACGATTATCGGTCGCGAGGGTCTCGGCATCGGACGTTTCCTGGCGCGTAAACGAACCGAGGATCTGAAGGAGCTGGCTGCCGCCTCCGGCAAGCCGATGCTCGGTATGTTCGCCGAGATCTACAATCCATACCGCGGGATTGAACATGAGTTTGGCGGGGTGAAGCCGATGAACCCTTATGTAAGACGCGAGGTACTGTCACATCTCGGCTATAAACGGTTGGATTTCCCGTATGTACATCCGTCTTGGGAGAACAACGGGGAGGCCGTGGAAGAACTGGACTTGTGCTTCCTTCCTGCTGACGAAGATGCTGCGCATCTTTCATCGGAGCTTATCGTTAAGTTTCTAAAGCGGTACTATACGGTTTTGTCAAACAAGCCCGCTGCATGGGTTGCTATGATTGAGAAGCTGGAACATAGTAAGGATGTAGCGTTATTGCCTTTGTAG
- a CDS encoding glutamate ABC transporter substrate-binding protein, producing MVISGCGSSSTAGNKDAGASSPAASSTPSGGKASGSASALDEIKSRGKLVVGVKYDTKLFGLKNPTSGEVEGFDVDISKALAKQILGDENKIEFKEVTSKTRIPMLDNKEIDMIVATMTITEDRKKQVDFSDIYFKAGQSLLVKKGSPIKSVADVKKGTKVLAVKGSTSVKNIKEKSPDATILEFDNYQDAFSALKAGQGDTLTTDNAILYGMMAQDPGYEVVGEPFTDEPYGIAMKKGESALVDAVNKGLKTLHDNGEYDKIYKKWIGAEPTK from the coding sequence ATGGTAATCTCGGGTTGCGGTAGCAGCTCTACTGCAGGAAATAAAGATGCTGGGGCTAGCAGTCCGGCGGCAAGCAGCACGCCAAGCGGCGGAAAGGCATCAGGCTCCGCATCCGCTCTGGATGAAATCAAAAGCAGAGGTAAGCTGGTTGTCGGCGTGAAATACGATACGAAGCTGTTTGGTCTGAAGAACCCAACTAGCGGTGAGGTGGAAGGCTTCGATGTCGATATCTCTAAAGCTCTAGCGAAGCAAATTCTCGGGGATGAGAACAAAATCGAGTTTAAAGAAGTAACCTCTAAAACAAGGATTCCTATGCTTGATAATAAAGAAATCGATATGATCGTGGCTACCATGACCATTACGGAGGACCGTAAGAAGCAGGTCGATTTCTCTGATATCTACTTTAAAGCGGGACAGTCCCTGCTCGTGAAAAAGGGCAGCCCGATCAAAAGCGTAGCTGACGTGAAAAAAGGCACGAAGGTACTAGCTGTTAAAGGCTCCACTTCCGTCAAGAACATCAAAGAAAAGTCCCCGGACGCAACGATTCTGGAATTTGACAACTATCAGGATGCATTCAGCGCATTAAAAGCCGGTCAAGGAGACACGCTGACTACGGACAATGCGATTCTCTACGGTATGATGGCGCAGGATCCTGGCTATGAAGTTGTAGGTGAGCCGTTCACGGATGAGCCTTACGGCATCGCGATGAAAAAGGGCGAAAGCGCTTTGGTGGATGCGGTCAACAAAGGACTTAAGACACTGCACGACAACGGCGAATATGACAAGATTTATAAGAAGTGGATTGGCGCTGAGCCGACGAAATAA
- a CDS encoding carbon-nitrogen hydrolase family protein yields the protein MKMRVSAVQYRLHTIHSFEEFAAQVEHYVKTAQEFDADFVLFPELFTTQLMSIGDGSGSGKALPIEALPDFTEAYRSLFQGLAKQTGMHIIGGTHITSEGNRLYNTAHLFYPDGRIGEQKKLHITPTEVKEWNMGAGDSLQVFDTDKGRIAVLVCYDVEFPEIVRMARARGADVLFCPSCTDDRHGFHRVRYTCHARTIENQIYVVTTGTVGALPTVDFMRGNFGQAAVITPNDVPFPPKGILVEGEINGDMVVTADLDLTLLTEVRERGSVTTWRDRRTDLYTDWS from the coding sequence GTGAAAATGAGAGTTTCAGCCGTGCAGTATCGCCTGCATACCATACATAGCTTTGAAGAATTTGCTGCTCAGGTGGAGCATTATGTCAAGACGGCGCAGGAGTTTGACGCCGATTTTGTGCTGTTCCCGGAGCTGTTTACCACCCAGCTGATGTCGATTGGCGACGGCAGCGGGAGCGGTAAGGCGCTTCCAATTGAAGCGCTGCCGGATTTCACAGAAGCTTACCGCAGCCTGTTCCAAGGCTTGGCCAAGCAGACAGGCATGCATATTATCGGCGGTACACACATCACATCAGAGGGAAATCGGCTGTATAATACCGCCCATCTGTTCTATCCGGACGGCCGTATCGGAGAACAGAAGAAGCTGCACATTACGCCGACGGAAGTGAAGGAATGGAACATGGGAGCCGGCGACAGCCTTCAGGTGTTCGATACGGACAAGGGCCGTATCGCTGTGTTGGTTTGCTACGATGTGGAGTTCCCGGAAATCGTGCGCATGGCGCGTGCCCGAGGTGCCGATGTCTTATTCTGTCCGTCCTGCACGGACGATCGCCACGGCTTCCATCGGGTTCGTTATACATGTCACGCGAGAACGATCGAGAATCAGATCTACGTCGTCACGACAGGTACCGTAGGAGCGCTGCCGACCGTAGATTTCATGCGGGGCAATTTCGGCCAGGCGGCGGTTATTACGCCCAATGATGTTCCGTTTCCTCCCAAAGGGATTCTGGTGGAAGGCGAAATTAATGGCGACATGGTCGTCACAGCAGACCTGGACCTGACGCTGCTGACGGAAGTGCGTGAACGCGGGTCGGTTACCACTTGGCGGGATCGCCGCACGGATTTATACACAGATTGGTCGTAA
- a CDS encoding amino acid ABC transporter permease, with protein MDITHAFSSDNIKFILEGFLVTLEVAFISIVLSFVLGSVVGTLRYTKLPVVSQVLGVLVELIRNLPLLLIIFFARFALPDIGIKLGPMNAAIVALTLFEGAMISEIVRSGLASIHKGQIEAARSSGLSYTQTLWHIVLPQGLRRMVPPLVSQFISLLKDTSLAIVISLPELMHHSKIVIGQSYSYTIPVLAMAACLYFVVNYLLSLAARRMETKFA; from the coding sequence GTGGACATCACTCACGCTTTTTCCAGTGATAATATCAAGTTTATATTAGAAGGATTTCTGGTTACGTTAGAAGTCGCTTTTATTTCCATTGTGCTGAGCTTTGTGCTTGGAAGCGTTGTCGGGACACTTCGCTATACGAAGCTGCCGGTTGTTTCGCAGGTACTGGGCGTACTTGTGGAGCTGATTCGTAACCTGCCTTTGCTGCTCATTATATTTTTTGCCCGGTTCGCGCTTCCGGATATTGGCATTAAGCTGGGGCCGATGAATGCGGCGATCGTTGCGTTAACCTTATTTGAAGGCGCCATGATATCGGAGATTGTCCGCAGCGGTCTGGCTTCGATTCATAAAGGCCAAATTGAGGCGGCGCGCTCTTCGGGGCTTAGCTATACACAGACGCTCTGGCATATTGTGCTTCCGCAAGGTTTGAGGCGAATGGTGCCCCCGCTCGTCAGTCAATTTATTTCACTGCTGAAGGATACCTCGTTGGCGATTGTCATTTCGCTTCCGGAGCTGATGCATCATTCCAAAATTGTCATCGGCCAAAGCTACAGCTACACCATTCCGGTTCTCGCTATGGCAGCCTGTCTGTACTTTGTAGTGAACTACTTGCTGTCGCTTGCTGCGAGAAGAATGGAAACCAAATTCGCGTGA
- a CDS encoding sensor histidine kinase, whose protein sequence is MSIYLKKDGMQMLLVALLTAIAGEFKIMPFSGEVFRIGLGSSAFLLCLLLLKHLPYVLTGIVTGISVILFRTCEDAVVLGGKFESNHALQVHFSAALYYVVFAAILSFMKYTLHRVHPLILGTFISVADLLSNESELLVRSLIFHLPFMYPGQWLVIVVTAVVRSFFVVGIYSSISISQMRELHAEQQKHLEHLLSTNSGLYGEVFYLRKSMNTIEQITAKSHDLYGKAGKAGDREVARSILEITQQIHEVKKDSQRILAGLLKLFDKETAPDMRLSEVLEFVVRSNKKYSGMLGKKIQFHMQLQTDYGTLQHIPLLTVLNNLVANAVEAVEEQGAIRIEAHEREDMTILIVADNGDGIAEQEKALVFEPGYTTKYNIEGIAATGIGLSHVRDIVESFGGRISLESSPGKETIFAVELRTDVIRKGE, encoded by the coding sequence GTGTCTATTTACTTGAAAAAAGACGGCATGCAAATGCTCCTCGTCGCACTCCTGACAGCTATTGCAGGCGAGTTTAAGATCATGCCCTTTAGCGGGGAGGTCTTTCGCATCGGACTGGGGAGCAGCGCGTTTTTATTATGCTTGCTGCTGCTGAAGCATTTGCCGTATGTGCTGACGGGGATTGTAACCGGAATCAGTGTGATTCTATTTCGGACATGCGAGGATGCCGTTGTATTGGGTGGCAAGTTCGAGTCGAATCATGCGCTTCAGGTTCATTTTTCGGCAGCGCTCTATTATGTGGTGTTTGCAGCTATCCTAAGCTTTATGAAATATACGCTTCATCGTGTGCATCCCTTGATTCTGGGCACTTTTATTTCGGTAGCGGACCTGCTGTCGAATGAATCTGAGCTTCTGGTGCGAAGCCTGATCTTCCATCTGCCGTTTATGTACCCGGGCCAATGGCTGGTGATCGTGGTTACTGCTGTGGTGCGGAGCTTCTTTGTAGTGGGGATTTACAGCAGCATCTCGATCAGTCAGATGAGAGAGCTGCATGCGGAGCAGCAGAAGCATTTGGAGCATTTGCTGAGCACGAACAGCGGCTTGTACGGCGAAGTGTTTTATTTGCGTAAATCGATGAATACGATTGAACAAATCACTGCGAAAAGCCACGATCTTTACGGCAAGGCCGGAAAAGCAGGAGATCGCGAAGTGGCACGCTCTATTTTGGAAATTACACAACAGATTCATGAAGTGAAAAAAGATTCCCAACGAATTCTAGCCGGACTGCTGAAATTGTTCGACAAAGAAACCGCTCCGGATATGAGGCTTTCCGAGGTCTTGGAGTTTGTGGTGCGCTCCAACAAGAAGTACAGCGGTATGCTTGGCAAGAAGATTCAATTTCACATGCAGCTGCAGACGGACTATGGAACACTGCAGCATATTCCGCTGCTGACGGTCCTTAATAACTTGGTGGCGAATGCCGTAGAAGCCGTCGAGGAGCAGGGGGCGATTCGGATCGAGGCGCATGAGCGTGAGGATATGACGATTCTGATCGTGGCTGACAACGGCGACGGCATTGCGGAGCAGGAGAAGGCGCTCGTTTTTGAGCCGGGCTATACCACGAAATACAACATAGAGGGAATTGCGGCAACTGGAATTGGCTTGTCTCATGTCCGGGATATTGTGGAGTCGTTTGGCGGGAGGATTTCGCTAGAGAGCTCCCCGGGTAAGGAGACGATATTCGCCGTCGAGCTGAGGACGGATGTCATCAGGAAAGGGGAGTAA
- a CDS encoding histidine phosphatase family protein, whose amino-acid sequence MKKLLLVHFFCMFLLIHTPSVEASERTPNSMPVDSSLLHALRKGGYILYVRHGETAAGEDLPNFDFNHCSTQKNLSEAGRRHAVQYGEELRRLQIPIHIPVQASPFCRTKETAALAFGGGNIQIDPFWVRIYQLSGPLPSSEQQSTLDHLTSVLEILPPPGTNKAIVAHGFPQGVGLGEITNLGTVIVKPRGPDNGFEVVGRFSLQDLAGTETAEN is encoded by the coding sequence ATGAAGAAGCTTTTGCTTGTCCATTTCTTTTGCATGTTCCTCCTAATTCACACTCCATCGGTTGAAGCGTCAGAACGTACCCCGAACTCCATGCCCGTAGACTCCTCCCTACTACACGCACTACGTAAGGGTGGCTATATTCTTTATGTCAGACATGGAGAGACAGCGGCGGGAGAGGACTTACCGAATTTCGATTTCAATCATTGTTCCACACAGAAGAATCTTTCTGAGGCTGGCAGGAGACACGCTGTACAGTATGGCGAGGAGCTGCGCCGTTTGCAGATTCCAATCCACATTCCTGTACAAGCAAGTCCTTTTTGCAGGACAAAGGAAACTGCAGCGTTAGCCTTCGGAGGAGGAAATATTCAAATTGATCCGTTCTGGGTTCGCATCTATCAGTTAAGCGGCCCCCTGCCCTCTTCCGAGCAACAGTCCACTCTAGACCACTTAACGTCTGTACTAGAAATCTTACCGCCCCCTGGAACTAACAAAGCTATTGTTGCACACGGCTTTCCTCAAGGAGTTGGTCTAGGTGAAATCACAAATCTAGGTACCGTCATTGTAAAACCAAGAGGACCCGACAATGGCTTTGAAGTTGTAGGGCGATTCTCTTTACAAGATCTTGCAGGTACAGAAACCGCGGAGAACTAG
- a CDS encoding Fic family protein codes for MYELLSKLYYKDPGTYSFEFERRINSYGTIKLPFSIKPFKSNEEFSCFYVNHAKLDLMHDQILHQSRRIRLIADQLPEIAIDQYIRAKLIDELLSTNEIEGVRSTKAEMEIVLEVVIRNENSKKKNVRHFSLMKSYVSLLSEKHSFLTSVEQVREIYDHLVRQEMKAEDHLDGKVFRKQPVDVVTATGKVIHKGVYPESSIYNYLKHMIEYLNEHPTPMLYKIAISHYLFGYIHPFYDGNGRTSRYISSMYLLSELDRLTALTLSYSTNKHRNLYYDAFSESNHPHNQGELTFFCEAFFEIIHKAQNDILVELSEKQIKIKQLEQLISVLPIEDEICSKILFYLGQNYIFGISGKGLLKKELEAISGDSSYVISKAVEVLKDRSLIEVLRKRPLEITLSGSLRATLED; via the coding sequence ATGTATGAGTTATTATCTAAGTTATATTACAAAGATCCTGGTACATATAGTTTTGAATTTGAGCGGCGTATAAATAGCTATGGAACGATAAAACTCCCTTTCTCAATAAAACCGTTTAAAAGTAATGAGGAGTTTTCGTGTTTTTATGTCAATCATGCAAAGTTAGATTTGATGCATGACCAAATTCTACATCAAAGCAGAAGAATTAGACTCATTGCAGATCAATTGCCAGAAATTGCTATAGACCAATATATTCGCGCGAAGCTAATCGATGAACTATTAAGCACCAATGAGATTGAGGGAGTACGCAGTACGAAGGCTGAAATGGAAATTGTTCTTGAGGTTGTAATTAGAAATGAAAATTCTAAGAAAAAAAATGTTAGACATTTTAGCCTGATGAAATCATATGTAAGCCTGCTTTCAGAAAAACATTCGTTTTTAACTTCAGTTGAGCAAGTGCGTGAAATTTATGATCACTTGGTTCGACAAGAAATGAAGGCAGAGGATCATTTGGACGGGAAGGTATTTAGAAAACAGCCAGTCGATGTGGTTACGGCCACAGGTAAGGTTATTCATAAAGGGGTATACCCGGAGTCTTCTATTTACAATTATTTAAAACATATGATTGAGTACTTAAATGAACATCCTACTCCCATGCTCTACAAAATTGCCATTAGTCACTACCTATTTGGCTATATCCATCCATTCTATGATGGTAACGGACGTACTTCCCGATATATAAGCAGTATGTACTTATTGAGTGAACTGGACCGATTAACTGCACTGACACTTTCTTACTCTACCAATAAACATAGAAACCTTTACTATGATGCATTTTCCGAAAGCAATCACCCTCATAACCAAGGTGAACTTACGTTTTTTTGTGAAGCTTTCTTTGAAATCATACACAAAGCTCAAAACGATATCCTAGTTGAACTTTCGGAAAAACAAATTAAAATAAAACAATTAGAGCAATTGATCAGCGTTTTGCCTATCGAGGATGAGATTTGCAGTAAAATTTTGTTCTACCTTGGACAAAACTATATTTTTGGCATCAGTGGCAAAGGGTTATTGAAAAAAGAGCTAGAAGCTATTTCTGGGGACTCTAGTTACGTTATTTCAAAAGCTGTTGAAGTACTAAAAGATAGATCTCTTATTGAGGTACTGAGAAAAAGGCCATTAGAAATTACGTTAAGCGGGTCATTGAGAGCCACACTCGAAGACTAG
- a CDS encoding GNAT family N-acetyltransferase: MKEPQISANSKRDKYVYFKSMYVFDGDRPVEAIIRNYTHDDFEALIDVQRESFPPPFPSELWWNKGQLHEHVTRFPEGALCVEIGGEIAGSMTGLRIHFDPSAEDHSWATVTDNGYIRTHRPDGDTLYIVDICIRPSYRKLGLGKWLMQSMYETVVGLGMTRLLGGGRMPGYHKAVDTLSVQEYVQAVLNGAIKDPVITFLLRCGRTPVQVVAQYLEDEDSCNYALLMEWRNPFIRQ; encoded by the coding sequence ATGAAGGAACCGCAAATATCTGCAAACAGCAAGCGAGATAAGTACGTATACTTCAAAAGCATGTACGTCTTCGACGGGGACCGCCCCGTGGAGGCTATCATTCGCAACTACACGCATGACGATTTCGAAGCGCTGATTGACGTGCAGCGAGAGAGCTTTCCTCCGCCCTTTCCCTCGGAGCTTTGGTGGAACAAGGGACAGCTGCATGAGCATGTAACTCGTTTCCCGGAAGGGGCGCTCTGTGTGGAGATCGGAGGGGAAATAGCCGGATCCATGACGGGCTTGCGCATTCACTTTGACCCCAGCGCAGAGGATCACAGCTGGGCGACAGTGACGGATAACGGCTACATTCGTACACACCGTCCCGATGGAGACACGCTTTACATCGTGGACATCTGTATCCGACCTTCCTACCGCAAGCTTGGCTTGGGAAAATGGCTGATGCAGTCGATGTACGAGACGGTGGTCGGGCTGGGCATGACCAGACTCCTTGGCGGAGGACGGATGCCAGGCTACCATAAAGCCGTGGATACGCTCAGCGTGCAGGAATACGTCCAAGCCGTCCTGAACGGCGCAATCAAGGACCCGGTAATTACCTTTCTCCTCCGCTGCGGTCGTACACCTGTGCAAGTAGTCGCGCAGTACTTGGAGGATGAAGACTCCTGTAATTACGCGCTCCTAATGGAGTGGCGGAACCCATTTATTCGACAATAG
- a CDS encoding voltage-gated chloride channel family protein — MGKKAVEFGERYMHAALAGFVLKWAVYAGLVGILSGSASALFLAGLDMATEQRMDHPWLLFLLPLGGAMMSFLYLKWGRNSGKGNNLILEQIQGGQETVPLRMAPLVLLGTIITHLFGGSAGREGTAVQMGGSFSEWLGRILKVDSFDRQILLMCGISSGFGSVFGTPLAGTIFGMEVVALGLIRYQALIPCFIASFVGNLVTTAWGIHHLHYHMGAVPELSLSVVLKVSFAAVLFGLASILFSELTHAFKKLYTKLLPNAVWKSLVGGIVIIGLTYAFGTRDYLGLGIPLLQHSFDGDVPSFAFLWKTLFTSLTLGAGYFGGEVTPLFAVGATLGHSLGEWLHLSAPFLAALGLISVFSGATNTPIACFVLGIEMFGSEGLVYLFLASIISFLFSGHTGIYTSQQIGVSKSRLHGAVENRTLASIKVKKR; from the coding sequence ATAGGGAAGAAAGCTGTTGAATTCGGAGAGAGGTATATGCACGCCGCCTTAGCGGGTTTCGTGTTGAAGTGGGCTGTCTATGCGGGGCTTGTCGGCATCTTGTCAGGATCGGCTTCGGCTCTGTTCTTAGCGGGCTTGGATATGGCAACGGAGCAGAGAATGGACCACCCTTGGCTGCTGTTTCTGCTGCCGCTTGGGGGAGCTATGATGAGCTTCTTATATCTCAAGTGGGGGCGCAATTCAGGGAAGGGGAACAATCTGATTCTCGAGCAAATCCAGGGAGGGCAGGAAACGGTGCCTCTTCGCATGGCGCCTCTGGTGCTGCTTGGCACCATCATTACGCATTTGTTCGGAGGTTCGGCGGGGCGTGAGGGTACGGCAGTTCAGATGGGAGGAAGCTTCTCGGAGTGGCTCGGCAGAATCCTTAAAGTGGACAGCTTCGACCGGCAGATCCTATTGATGTGCGGAATCAGCAGCGGCTTCGGCTCTGTGTTTGGAACTCCGCTGGCAGGAACGATATTCGGTATGGAGGTTGTAGCTCTTGGTTTGATTCGTTATCAGGCGCTGATCCCATGCTTCATTGCAAGCTTTGTGGGCAATCTAGTGACTACAGCTTGGGGTATTCATCATCTTCATTATCATATGGGGGCCGTCCCTGAGCTCTCGCTAAGTGTTGTGTTAAAGGTTAGTTTTGCTGCTGTGCTGTTTGGTCTGGCCAGTATCCTGTTCAGTGAACTGACCCACGCCTTCAAAAAGCTGTATACAAAGCTGCTGCCTAACGCCGTATGGAAGTCGCTAGTGGGCGGGATTGTGATCATCGGCTTAACCTACGCGTTTGGAACTAGAGATTATCTGGGACTGGGGATTCCTCTTCTGCAGCATTCGTTTGACGGCGATGTTCCGTCATTCGCTTTCTTGTGGAAGACGTTGTTCACGTCTTTGACGCTTGGTGCCGGTTACTTCGGAGGTGAGGTGACGCCGCTGTTTGCCGTAGGAGCAACTTTGGGTCATTCACTAGGAGAATGGCTGCATCTCTCGGCTCCGTTCCTGGCTGCTCTCGGTCTGATATCGGTATTCAGCGGCGCGACGAACACGCCGATTGCCTGCTTTGTGCTAGGTATTGAGATGTTCGGTTCGGAGGGACTTGTGTACCTGTTCCTTGCCAGCATCATCAGCTTCTTGTTCTCCGGGCACACGGGCATCTACACGTCCCAACAAATTGGCGTATCCAAGTCCCGCCTGCACGGGGCTGTAGAGAACAGGACCTTGGCTTCGATTAAAGTGAAGAAGCGATGA
- a CDS encoding amino acid ABC transporter ATP-binding protein, whose product MILFQQVEKHYGDFHVLQTIDLEIKQGEVVVVVGPSGSGKSTMLRCINRLETITSGNLIVDECKVNDRSTDINQLRRDIGMVFQHFNLYPHMKVIDNITLAPMKVRGMSKKEAEEIAMHYLEKVGIQEKAHSFPSQLSGGQQQRVAIARGLAMKPKIMLFDEPTSALDPEMVGEVLDVMKTLAREGMTMVVVTHEMGFAREVADKVVFMDKGQIMEVSPPEEFFSNPKVERAQLFLQRVLQH is encoded by the coding sequence TTGATCTTATTTCAGCAAGTAGAGAAGCATTACGGTGATTTCCATGTGCTCCAAACGATTGACCTGGAGATCAAGCAGGGCGAAGTCGTTGTCGTGGTCGGACCTTCCGGTTCCGGCAAAAGTACGATGCTCCGATGCATCAATCGGCTGGAGACGATCACAAGCGGGAACCTCATCGTAGACGAGTGCAAGGTGAATGACAGGTCGACGGATATCAACCAGCTGCGGCGGGATATCGGCATGGTGTTTCAGCATTTTAACCTGTACCCGCATATGAAAGTGATAGACAACATTACGTTAGCGCCGATGAAGGTGCGGGGCATGAGCAAGAAGGAAGCCGAAGAAATTGCCATGCATTACTTGGAAAAGGTCGGTATCCAGGAAAAAGCACATAGCTTCCCATCCCAGCTGTCCGGCGGACAGCAGCAGCGTGTGGCGATTGCCCGGGGACTTGCGATGAAGCCGAAGATTATGCTGTTTGACGAGCCGACGTCAGCCCTTGACCCCGAGATGGTGGGAGAGGTGCTGGATGTCATGAAGACGTTGGCGCGGGAAGGCATGACGATGGTCGTAGTGACGCATGAGATGGGATTTGCCCGTGAGGTTGCCGATAAAGTGGTATTTATGGACAAGGGACAGATCATGGAGGTGTCTCCTCCGGAGGAATTTTTCTCAAATCCCAAGGTGGAGAGAGCCCAGTTGTTTTTACAGCGTGTTTTGCAGCACTAA
- a CDS encoding response regulator, which produces MQRYGIVDDDAVSRVMLQRIIEKAELGEVVCSAGSGREGEKAILNAQPDVVLIDLLMPDQDGIETILRLKDHGYAGKYVMISQIENKEMIGKAYLAGIEFYIQKPINRVEVEAVLTKINEQCTISRSLNEIKESLTKLGGLGAGTQAAGRRKRSAREWIQPILMDMGIVGESGSRDLTEIIEHLLRWHKDDSIPSLKELYEAAARMHRDEEQEIEKEGKAVEQRIRRTVSAALSNIAGIGLTDYSNAKFEHYAPLYFDFQDVRMKMKEMDEGLKQEKGKVNIKKFIQVLYLEVLDRSKNEGL; this is translated from the coding sequence ATGCAGCGATATGGAATTGTCGACGATGATGCCGTCAGCAGGGTGATGCTGCAGCGGATTATCGAGAAAGCAGAGCTTGGCGAAGTCGTCTGCTCGGCTGGAAGTGGCAGAGAAGGTGAGAAGGCGATTCTGAACGCGCAGCCGGATGTAGTGCTGATTGATTTGCTTATGCCGGATCAGGATGGGATCGAGACGATTCTGCGGCTGAAGGATCACGGCTATGCGGGGAAGTACGTGATGATCTCACAAATCGAGAACAAGGAAATGATCGGTAAGGCTTATTTGGCCGGTATTGAATTCTATATTCAGAAGCCGATCAACCGTGTTGAAGTAGAGGCTGTACTCACGAAGATCAACGAGCAGTGTACCATCAGCCGATCCCTGAATGAGATTAAAGAATCGCTGACAAAGCTGGGCGGTTTGGGCGCAGGAACGCAAGCAGCCGGAAGGAGGAAAAGATCGGCGCGGGAATGGATTCAGCCTATTCTGATGGATATGGGCATTGTCGGCGAGAGCGGAAGCCGCGATTTGACGGAAATTATCGAGCATCTGCTTCGCTGGCATAAGGATGACAGTATACCTTCGCTTAAAGAGCTGTATGAGGCTGCGGCGCGCATGCATAGAGACGAGGAGCAGGAGATTGAGAAGGAAGGCAAAGCCGTAGAGCAGCGGATTCGTCGAACGGTGTCTGCAGCGCTATCCAATATAGCGGGTATTGGATTGACAGACTATAGCAACGCCAAATTTGAGCATTATGCTCCGCTCTATTTTGATTTTCAGGATGTGCGCATGAAGATGAAAGAAATGGACGAGGGCTTGAAGCAGGAGAAGGGCAAAGTGAATATCAAGAAATTCATCCAGGTGCTCTATCTGGAAGTGCTGGATAGATCGAAGAACGAAGGGCTGTGA